In Ovis aries strain OAR_USU_Benz2616 breed Rambouillet chromosome 14, ARS-UI_Ramb_v3.0, whole genome shotgun sequence, a single genomic region encodes these proteins:
- the LOC101113001 gene encoding cytochrome b-c1 complex subunit Rieske, mitochondrial, with translation MLSVAARSGPFAPVLSATSRGVAGALRPLVQAAVPATSESPVLDLKRSVLCRESLRGQAAGRPLVASVGLNVPASVRYSHTDIKVPDFSDYRRPEVLDSTKSSKESSEARKGFSYLITATTTVGVAYAAKNVVSQFVSSMSASADVLAMSKIEIKLSDIPEGKNMAFKWRGKPLFVRHRTKKEIDQEAAVEVSQLRDPQHDLERVKKPEWVILIGVCTHLGCVPIANAGDFGGYYCPCHGSHYDASGRIRKGPAPLNLEVPSYEFTSDDMVIVG, from the exons ATGTTGTCGGTCGCCGCTCGCTCGGGCCCATTCGCGCCCGTCCTGTCGGCCACGTCCCGCGGGGTGGCGGGCGCGCTGCGGCCCCTGGTACAGGCCGCGGTGCCCGCCACCTCGGAGTCGCCTGTGCTGGACTTGAAGCGCTCCGTCCTGTGCCGGGAGTCGCTCAGAGGCCAGGCCGCGGGCCGGCCTTTGGTCGCTTCCGTGGGCCTCAATG TCCCTGCTTCTGTTCGTTATTCCCATACAGACATCAAAGTGCCTGACTTCTCTGACTATCGTCGCCCTGAAGTGTTAGATAGTACAAAGTCTTCAAAAGAGAGCAGTGAGGCGCGGAAGGGTTTTTCCTATTTGATAACTGCAACAACTACTGTGGGTGTTGCATATGCTGCCAAGAATGTCGtctctcagtttgtttccagCATGAGTGCTTCTGCCGATGTGTTGGCCATGTCGAAAATTGAAATCAAGTTATCCGATATTCCAGAGGGGAAGAACATGGCTTTCAAATGGCGAGGCAAACCCCTGTTCGTGCGCCATCGAACCAAGAAGGAAATTGACCAGGAAGCTGCAGTTGAAGTGTCCCAGTTGAGGGACCCACAGCATGACTTAGAACGAGTAAAGAAACCTGAATGGGTTATCTTGATAGGTGTTTGCACTCATCTTGGTTGTGTACCcattgcaaatgcaggagattttGGTGGTTATTACTGCCCTTGCCATGGGTCACACTATGATGCGTCTGGCAGGATCAGGAAGGGGCCTGCACCTCTCAACCTTGAAGTTCCCTCATATGAGTTCACCAGCGATGATATGGTGATTGTTGGTTAG